The genomic stretch CCGAGGGCGGAACGCTGGCGTTCATGTCGTCGCTGATGGGCTCGATCGACGACAGTTCGGGCGGCTACGAGCTGTACCGCACCAGCAAGACCGCGCTCAACATGCTGGCGAAGGGTATTGCGGAGCAGGATGCAGAGCCGCGTAATATCGAAGTGCTCGCGCTGCATCCCGGCTGGGTCCAGACCGACATGGGCGGACCCAATGCGACGCTGACGATAGATGAAAGCGTCAGCGGCCTGGCCGATGTGATCGAGGGCGCGGGTAGCGGCGGTTTCCGCTACGTCGATTACAGCGGGAAAGAACTGGCGTTCTAGCCGAGGCACTCCGCCAGCGTCGCCAGCAGTGCGTCGTGGTCGGCTTGCGTATTGTAGAGATGCGGGGTCACCCGGAGCGATGCTCCGCGTAGCGACACATGCACGTTGTTCTCCGCCAACCGCTCGGTCAGGCCACCGGGTACGCCGTGCGGAAGTTCGAGCGAGAGGAAATGCGCTGCGCGGGTGCCGATAGTGGCAGAGGTGAGGCCGAGCTTCGCAGCGTCTTCAGCGATTGCGCTTGTTCGCTCCGCCAACGCCTCGGCGATGCGGTCGACGCCGGATTCCATAAGGAAATCGATCCCGGTGCGCGCACCGCGAAGCAGCGGTGGGTTGGATTTCTCGCCCATGTCGAAGCGCCGCGCGCCGGGCTGGAAATCGCACCGGTAATCGAGGAGCCGGGAGAAATCTTCCGACCCGCCGCGATTGATCCAGTTGTGCTCGATCGGCTGCCCGCCATGATACTTCGGAGCAACATACAGCATGCCGATCCCATAGGGCCCCATCAGCCATTTGTAGCAGGCGGCGACCGCGAAATCGGGTTGCACCTTGGCGAAATCTAGCGGCATCGCGCCCAGCGACTGGGTGAGATCGAGTACTAGCGCCGCGCCATGCTCGCGGCATTTCTCGCCGACCGCGACCAGGTCGACCACGCGCCCGTCGGCCCAGTGGCAGTTGGGCACGGTGACGATAGCTGTGTCCGGTCCGATTACATCCAGAACTGCATCGCTCCAGCAGGATTGCGATGCTCGCTGCACGGCGATGACCTCCGCGCCGGTCCTGCTGGCGAGGTCCTGCCATGCATAGACATTGGAGGGGAACTGATCGGCCAGAGTGACGATCTGCTGACCTTTTGCAATCGACAAATTTTTCGCGGCGACGGCCAGACCGTAGCTGACCGAAGGGACGATTGCGATACTATCTAGCGGCACGCCCGCCAGCCCGGCTGCTGCGGACCGAAAGTCCTCCGCCACGCTGAAGAAGTCCGCCGGGCGGAAATTCCACGGCTGCTCTTTCAGCCGCGCCGCTGCCACCATCGCTTCGCTCACTTCATGCGAGAGCGGCGCCATATAGGCGCAGTTGAGGTAATGAACCTCGTCGGGGATGCTGAAGCGATGGCGCTGCGAAGCGATCAACGGATCAGCCGACTACGCCCGCGCTCGCCAGCACGGCCAGCGTCAGCACGTCGGGCGCGATGGAGGTCATCGGCGCAATCTGGACCGGCTTCTCCATCCCGATCATCATCGGTCCGACCGTGGTCTCGCCCGCCAGCTCGCGCAGCAGCTTTGCCGAGAGATTGGCAGACTGCAGGCCGGGCATGATCAGCACGTTCGCGGGGCCGGACAGGCGGCTGAAGGGATAGAGCTTCATCACCGTCGGGTTGAGCGCGGCGTCGGGCGCCATCTCGCCCTCGTATTCGAAGCCCGGTTCTTCGGCGTCGAGGATCGCCACCGCATCGCGGATATTGTCGAGCCATTGGCCCGACGGGTTGCCGAAGGTCGAATAGGACAGGAAGGCAACGCGCGGCTCGTGCCCCATGCGCCGCGCCACCGCCGCGGTTTCCTTGGCGATATGCGCCAGCTGCTCCGACGTCGGGCGCTCGTTGATCGTCGTATCGGCGAGGAAGACGGTCGAGTTCTTGCCGATCATCATGTGGATGCCGAAGGGTACCGCGCCCGGCTTGGGGTCGAGCACGCGGCCGACCTCGCGCGCAGTCTGCGCGAAGGTGCGCGTGAGGCCGGAGATCATCGCATCGCCATGGCCGAGAGCCACCAGCAGCGCGGCGAAGACGTTACGCTCTTGGTTGACCATGCGGCCGACATCGCGCTCGGTATACCCGCGGCGCTGCAGGCGCTTGTAGAGGAAGTCGACCATCGCGGGCACCTTGTCCGACACGGCCGAGTTCTCGATGATCCAGTCGTCCGGATCGTCCACCGCCAGTTCGCGCAGCTTTTCGAGCACCTTCTCGGTCCGCCCGACGAGGATCGGTTCGCCATAGCCGAATTCGCGATACTGGATCGCCGCGCGCAGGGCGACGTCTTCCTCGGCTTCGGCAAACACCATGCGCTTCGGATTTGCCTTGGCCTGCGCGTAGATATTGGTGAGCGCGCCCGTCGTCGGATTGAGGCGCGCCTTCAACTGGTGCCGATAGGCCTCGAAATCCTCGATCGGCGCCTGCGCGACCCCGCTGTCCATCGCCGCCTTCGCGACCGCACTCGATACGACCTCCATCAGACGCGGATCGAAGGGCGCGGGGATGATGTAATCCTCGCCGAACTGATGCGTGACGCCATAAGCCGCCGCGACTTCCTCGGGCACGCGCTCGCGGGCGAGTTCGGCGATGGCGCGGGCGGCGGCAACTTTCATTTCTTCGTTGATGGCGGTCGCCTGCACGTCGAGCGCGCCGCGGAAGATGAAGGGGAAGCCGAGCACGTTATTGACCTGGTTCGGATAGTCGGACCGGCCCGTGGCAATGATCGCATCGGGGCGCACGGCCTTGGCGTCCTCCGGCATAATTTCGGGCACCGGATTGGCCATGGCGAAGATGATCGGGCGCTCGGCCATCTTCCCGACCCACTCGGGCTTGAGCGCACCGGCAGCCGACAGGCCGAGGAAAACATCCGCGCCCTCCAGCGCCTCTTCCAGGCTACGCGCCTCGGTCTCAGTCGCGTGGGCGCTCTTCCACTGGTCGACGCCCTCGCGGCCCGGATAGATCGGGCCCGACCGGTCGCAGACGATGACGTTCTCCGGCCGCACCCCGACCGACTTGATCAGCGCGGTGCAGGCGAGTGCCGAAGCGCCCGCGCCATTCACGACCATTTTCACATCCTCAAGCTTGCGCCCGGTGAGGTGGCAGGCATTGATCAGCCCGGCTGCGGAGATGATGGCGGTGCCGTGCTGGTCATCATGCATGACCGGAATATTCATCCGCTCGCGCAGCGCCTGCTCGATGATGAAGCATTCGGGCGCGGCGATGTCTTCCAGATTGATGCCGCCGAAGCTCGGCTCCATCAGCGCGACGGCTTCGATGAACTTTTCCGGATCCTCGGTATCGAGTTCGAGATCGATGGAGTCGACATCGGCGAAGCGCTTGAAGAGCACGGCCTTTCCTTCCATCACCGGCTTCGATGCCAGCGCACCGAGATTGCCGAGGCCGAGGATGGCGGTGCCGTTGGAAATGACCGCGACGAGGTTGGAGCGGGCGGTGTAGCGCGCGGCGTCCTTCGGATTTTCCGCGATCGCTTCCACCGGCGCGGCGACGCCCGGCGAATAGGCGAGGGAGAGGTCGCGCTGCGTCGCCATCGGCTTGCTGGCGATGATCTCGATCTTACCGGGGCGGATCGTCTCGTGGTAGAACAGCGCTTCGCGCCGCTTGAATGCGCTCGTATCGTCTTCGGACATGCAGACCTCGTTGCCAGTTGCCCCGCCCCTAACCTGCTTGTCCGCCCAGCGGTAGGGGAAACCTGCCGCTCCGCCGCTTCCCGAATCGGAAGCGCACAAGCTACGGCATGGGGCATGTCCGGCCAGCCGACCCCGATGATGCAGCAATATCTCGCGCTCAAGCGCGAGGCCGGCGATGCGCTGCTGTTCTATCGCATGGGCGATTTCTTCGAGCTATTCTTCGAGGATGCCAAGGTGGCTGCAGGCATCCTCGACATTGCGCTGACCAGCCGCGGCGAGCATGGCGGAGAACCGGTGCCGATGTGCGGCGTGCCGGTGCATTCGGCGGAAGGATACCTCGCGCGGCTGATCAAGGGCGGCTGCCGCGTCGCCATCGCCGAGCAGACGGAAACGCCCGACGAGGCCAAGGCCCGCGCCAAACGCGACGGCACGCCGACGTCCAAGGCGCTCGTTGCGCGCGACATCGTGCGCTTCGTGACGGCGGGTACGCTGACCGAGGAGGCACTGCTCGAACCGCGGCGCGCGAACCTGCTGGTCGCGGTCGCTCCGGTGCGCGACGGCGTCGGACTGGCGAGCTGCGACATCTCGACCGGACGCATGGAGCTGGAAGAGTGCGAGGCGAGCGCGCTCGATGCTGCCCTGGCGCGGCTGGGTGCGAGCGAAGTTGTGGCGCCGGAAGATTGGGAAGACGGCACCGAAGATGTGATCGCCCGCCCACGCGCCGACTTTCGCAGCGAGGATGGCGAAGCGCGGCTCAAGAGCATCCACGGCGTCGCGACGCTCGACGGGCTCGGAGACTTCACGCGTCCGATGCTGGCTGCCGCTGCGGGCCTCATCGCCTATCTCGACCATGCGGGTCGCGGCGAGCTACCCTTCCTACTTCCGCCCGTGGCGCGCGGATCGGGCGCGCATCTGGCGATGGATGCAGCAACCCGCGCGAGCCTCGAAATCCTCGAGGCTCAGGGTGGCGGGCGCGCCGGAAGCCTCGTCTCCTGCATCGACCGCTGCGTCACCGGCGCGGGGGCGCGGCAGCTGGCGGAGGATCTGGCTGCGCCGCTGGCGGATCGCGGACAGATCGAGGCGCGGCATGCCGCCATCCATCATTTTCATATCGACCCTCTGCTGCGAGCCGATCTGCGAGCGTTATTGAGGCAGGCTCCAGATATCGGTCGCGCTCTGGGGCGGCTGGTCGCAGGACGCGGCAGCCCGCGCGATCTCGGCCAAATCCGCGATGGCCTGTCCGAAGCGCGCCGCGTGCGGGGGGTGCTGGAAGCGAGCGCGGACCTGCCTGCCCTCCTCCGGGACGCGCTGACGGCCTTGGGCGGCCATTCGGCGCTCATCGACCATCTCGATCGCGCCCTCGTTCCCTCGCCACCGACGGAGCGCCAGCAGGGCGGCTACATCGCCAGCGGCTACGACCACGCGCTCGATGCGCTGCGCGAGACCAGCGGCAATGCGCGCAAGGCGATAGCCGCGCTGGAAGCCAGATATCGCGAGGAAACCGATACCGCCTCGCTCAAGATCAAGCACAACAAGGTGCTCGGCTATTTCATCGAAGTTCCTGCCAAGCACGGCGACAAGCTGATGGCGGCGGACAGCGGCTTCACGCACCGCCAGACCATGGCGGGCGCAGTGCGGTTCAACTCCATCGGCCTGCACGAGGAAGCGACCCGCATTGCCGAGGCTGGCGCGCATGCGCTGGCGGCGGAGGAAGCGCATTTCGAGGAACTGGTCGGTGAGGTTGTGACCGCGCGGCAAGCGATCGCCGCCACCGCCGCCGCGCTCGCCCGGATCGATGTGGCCGCAGGGCTGGCGGAACGCGCGGTCGAGGGCGACTGGGCGCGCCCCGAAATGCTCGACGCGCCATGTCTCGAAGTCGTCGGTGGACGTCACCCGGTGGTGGAGCAGGCACTGGCGAAATCGGGCGAGCGCTTCGTCGCCAACGATTGCTCGCTGGGTGAGGACGACCGGCTCTGGCTGATCGGCGGCCCGAACATGGGCGGCAAATCGACGTTCCTGCGCCAGAACGCGCTGATCCTGCTGCTGGCGCAGGCTGGCAGCTATGTGCCGGCGAGTAGCGCGCGCATTGGTTTGGCGGACCGGTTGTTCAGCCGCGTCGGTGCGAGCGACAACCTTGCGCGCGGGCGCTCCACCTTCATGGTGGAGATGGTCGAGACGGCTGCCATCCTTTCGCAGGCCACGGAGCGCAGTTTCGTCATTCTCGACGAAGTCGGGCGTGGCACGTCGACTTACGACGGCATGGCGCTGGCATGGGCGGTGGTCGAGGCAGTTCACGAGCAATTGCGCTGCCGCTGCCTCTTCGCGACGCATTACCACGAGCTCAGCCGCCTTGCCGACACCTGCGACGCGCTCAGCCTGCACCATGTGCGGGCGCGCGAGTGGAAAGGCGACCTGGTGCTGTTGCACGAACTTACCGGCGGCGCCGCCGATCGCAGCTACGGCCTCGATGTCGCACGTCTGGCGGGCGTACCCCAACCCGTGCTGAAGCGCGCCAAGGCGGTTCTTGCTAAGCTGGAAAAGGGCCGCGCGGAGACCGGCGGGCTCGCCGCAGGACTGGGGGAATTACCGCTGTTCGCAGCAAGCTTGCAGGCCGAAAACGAGCCGGACGATGCGCTGCGCGACGCGCTCGAAGTGCTCGATATCGACACGCTCAGTCCGCGCGAGGCCTTGGACAAGCTCTACGAACTCAAGGCGCTGGGAGGTTCAACCAAGCCTTAACTTCCGGCGCTGTAATATTGCGCACGATGGAAGACGGTCTACTCACGACGCACGGCAAGAAGTTGCTGATGATCGGCTTGTTCCTCTGGTTCGTCGCCGTAATGATCGGCGGGGAGGACGATCCGGGTCTGCTTGCTCAGCAGGTGGACGCTTCGGGGAATGGTCCTGCAAGTGCCGCCGCTTACGAACCTGCTCCGCAAGACGCCATGAAGGTAACGCAGGCCCCGTCTGCGGCACCCCGACCCAGCAGGCAAGACGATGCCGCGCTGGATGCATGGTATGCCGCGTCGGATGCGGGGAGCGACTGGGGTACCCCGCCCGAACCGCAAGCGCCGCAAGTTGTGGAGCCGCGCCCTGTCGATGAAAGCCATCTGATCGACGACACACAGCCTCTGGTCGTTACCGCTCCCGAAGTCCGCTAGCGGAACCTTGCTCGCCGTCCACCGCTTATACCGGCATGGCGCAGGACGACCCCCCGAAAAAATCCGACAAGAGCACCGAGTGGGCAGAGTTCCGCACGGACCTTGCCGAAGATCGCAACATCATGGCGATGGAGCGCACATTTGCCGGCTGGATGCGGACGGCGTTCGCCGCGATCGGCATCGGCCTCGGCTTCAGGGCGCTGTTCGGCGCATGGGACCCGTCATGGATGCCCAAGCTCATCGCGACGGTGTTCATTCTCGGTGGTGGGTGGCTTGCGGTAAAAGCAGAAAGGCGGGCATGCAAAACGCTGGCCCGCCTGGATACGCATAAATTCGAGGCCATCTCGACCATGAACTTCCGCGCGATGGCCTATGCTGTGGCAACTGGCTCGGTTGTCCTTAGCATCGGTCTCTGGGTGATGACCGACAACGGTTAGGTGCCGTCTCCCTGCAGGCCATCCGGCTTCTTGTCTTTGCCGTACTTATCGACATTGTCATCATGGTTCGGCTCACCCTTGTAGGCATCCATGTCGATCCGGCCCGAGCTTTCCATGTCGCGCATGTGATCGATCGTGTCCTGCGTCGAATCGCCCATCAGGCCTGACTTGTTGTCGCCCTTGACACTTTCGGTCGGCGAGGTGGTCTCGGTAGTGGTCGACTGCGCTTCCTCGGCGACTTCCTGCGCCTGGTTGCGGTGATCGTCCTGCTCGTCATTGTGCATCTCGGGCGCCAGATTAGCCATGCGCGCCTCCTTGCTTTCGCCGACGGGGGTGTTGGTCTTGGTGGTATCGCTCATCGCGGGTGATCTCCTTTGCAGGGTCAACGGCGTGGCGGGGGCGGGGGTTCCGCTTTTGTTGGGTGCGCCTTCGACATCCGTCTAAGGCTTGCGGCTCCAGCCCACTCCCCCACCCAGCCACCCACGGCACTATACTGATTGGGTGGCCGGGTGGGGGAGTGGGCTGGAGCCGCTGCAAGGTCGGGACGGATGTCCCGACCGCACGCAAACCAAAATCACCTCGTCGCGACAGGCTCGTCGCCCGAGTAGTCGTAAAACCCGCGCCCGGTCTTGCGGCCGAGCCAGCCGGCTTCGACGTATTTCACAAGCAGCGGCGCGGGGCGGTATTTAGCGTCGCGGGTGGTCTTGTAGAGCACCATGATGATGTCGAGGCAGGTGTCCAGCCCTACGAAATCGGCCAGTTGCAGCGGCCCCATCGGGTGGTTGAGGCCGAGCCGGCAGCCCTTGTCGATGTCTTCGATCCCCGCCGTCGACTGGCCGAGCACGAAAACCGCTTCATTGATCATCGGCAACAGGATGCGGTTGACTACGAAGCCGGGCTCGTCTTGGCTCAGCACCACCTGCTTGCCCAGCCCTTCGGCGAAGGCGGTG from Qipengyuania profundimaris encodes the following:
- a CDS encoding aminotransferase class V-fold PLP-dependent enzyme — its product is MIASQRHRFSIPDEVHYLNCAYMAPLSHEVSEAMVAAARLKEQPWNFRPADFFSVAEDFRSAAAGLAGVPLDSIAIVPSVSYGLAVAAKNLSIAKGQQIVTLADQFPSNVYAWQDLASRTGAEVIAVQRASQSCWSDAVLDVIGPDTAIVTVPNCHWADGRVVDLVAVGEKCREHGAALVLDLTQSLGAMPLDFAKVQPDFAVAACYKWLMGPYGIGMLYVAPKYHGGQPIEHNWINRGGSEDFSRLLDYRCDFQPGARRFDMGEKSNPPLLRGARTGIDFLMESGVDRIAEALAERTSAIAEDAAKLGLTSATIGTRAAHFLSLELPHGVPGGLTERLAENNVHVSLRGASLRVTPHLYNTQADHDALLATLAECLG
- a CDS encoding NADP-dependent malic enzyme; translated protein: MSEDDTSAFKRREALFYHETIRPGKIEIIASKPMATQRDLSLAYSPGVAAPVEAIAENPKDAARYTARSNLVAVISNGTAILGLGNLGALASKPVMEGKAVLFKRFADVDSIDLELDTEDPEKFIEAVALMEPSFGGINLEDIAAPECFIIEQALRERMNIPVMHDDQHGTAIISAAGLINACHLTGRKLEDVKMVVNGAGASALACTALIKSVGVRPENVIVCDRSGPIYPGREGVDQWKSAHATETEARSLEEALEGADVFLGLSAAGALKPEWVGKMAERPIIFAMANPVPEIMPEDAKAVRPDAIIATGRSDYPNQVNNVLGFPFIFRGALDVQATAINEEMKVAAARAIAELARERVPEEVAAAYGVTHQFGEDYIIPAPFDPRLMEVVSSAVAKAAMDSGVAQAPIEDFEAYRHQLKARLNPTTGALTNIYAQAKANPKRMVFAEAEEDVALRAAIQYREFGYGEPILVGRTEKVLEKLRELAVDDPDDWIIENSAVSDKVPAMVDFLYKRLQRRGYTERDVGRMVNQERNVFAALLVALGHGDAMISGLTRTFAQTAREVGRVLDPKPGAVPFGIHMMIGKNSTVFLADTTINERPTSEQLAHIAKETAAVARRMGHEPRVAFLSYSTFGNPSGQWLDNIRDAVAILDAEEPGFEYEGEMAPDAALNPTVMKLYPFSRLSGPANVLIMPGLQSANLSAKLLRELAGETTVGPMMIGMEKPVQIAPMTSIAPDVLTLAVLASAGVVG
- the mutS gene encoding DNA mismatch repair protein MutS, which codes for MSGQPTPMMQQYLALKREAGDALLFYRMGDFFELFFEDAKVAAGILDIALTSRGEHGGEPVPMCGVPVHSAEGYLARLIKGGCRVAIAEQTETPDEAKARAKRDGTPTSKALVARDIVRFVTAGTLTEEALLEPRRANLLVAVAPVRDGVGLASCDISTGRMELEECEASALDAALARLGASEVVAPEDWEDGTEDVIARPRADFRSEDGEARLKSIHGVATLDGLGDFTRPMLAAAAGLIAYLDHAGRGELPFLLPPVARGSGAHLAMDAATRASLEILEAQGGGRAGSLVSCIDRCVTGAGARQLAEDLAAPLADRGQIEARHAAIHHFHIDPLLRADLRALLRQAPDIGRALGRLVAGRGSPRDLGQIRDGLSEARRVRGVLEASADLPALLRDALTALGGHSALIDHLDRALVPSPPTERQQGGYIASGYDHALDALRETSGNARKAIAALEARYREETDTASLKIKHNKVLGYFIEVPAKHGDKLMAADSGFTHRQTMAGAVRFNSIGLHEEATRIAEAGAHALAAEEAHFEELVGEVVTARQAIAATAAALARIDVAAGLAERAVEGDWARPEMLDAPCLEVVGGRHPVVEQALAKSGERFVANDCSLGEDDRLWLIGGPNMGGKSTFLRQNALILLLAQAGSYVPASSARIGLADRLFSRVGASDNLARGRSTFMVEMVETAAILSQATERSFVILDEVGRGTSTYDGMALAWAVVEAVHEQLRCRCLFATHYHELSRLADTCDALSLHHVRAREWKGDLVLLHELTGGAADRSYGLDVARLAGVPQPVLKRAKAVLAKLEKGRAETGGLAAGLGELPLFAASLQAENEPDDALRDALEVLDIDTLSPREALDKLYELKALGGSTKP
- a CDS encoding YidH family protein; this translates as MAQDDPPKKSDKSTEWAEFRTDLAEDRNIMAMERTFAGWMRTAFAAIGIGLGFRALFGAWDPSWMPKLIATVFILGGGWLAVKAERRACKTLARLDTHKFEAISTMNFRAMAYAVATGSVVLSIGLWVMTDNG